In the genome of Cercospora beticola chromosome 2, complete sequence, one region contains:
- a CDS encoding uncharacterized protein (SMCOG1121:dioxygenase, TauD/TfdA~antiSMASH:Cluster_16), with protein sequence MSPSILSDNGWVREPIRPSRALVAFSYDDTTPVIGREYLDMNIVNDVLNASDKLERLRQLAYTISARGVVFFRQQDNLTNELQKQFIHSLGEAVGKPKESSLHIHPLLNDTSDLGVGDPQISHISSVQREKFIKHLVDETDKYSYRGAEWHSDVQFERFPPDYTSLRVTQLPKNGGDTLWASGYEIYDRFSPAYQKFFETLTARFDGEGYRKAAENENLKIREDNRGHPLNIALSSEHPVVRTNPVTGWKSIFAIGPFPSRIKQLTSIESQDLLAKFMRMITENHDLTVRFKWKNPNDIAIWDNRCTFHTPTYDYEGLGERYGNRAVGIGEQPYFDPNSKSRNEDLYGSGSG encoded by the exons ATGTCTCCATCGATCTTGAGCGACAATGGCTGGGTGCGAGAACCCATCAGACCGTCTAGAGCGCTCGTTGCTTTCTCCTACGATGATACTACTCCTGTTATCGGCCGCGAGTACCTCGACATGAACATTGTGAATGATGTTCTCAATGCCTCTGACAAATTGGAGCGCCTTCGGCAGCTGGCGTACACAA TCTCCGCCAGAGGCGTTGTGTTTTTCCGTCAACAAGACAACCTCACAAATGAGCTTCAGAAACAGTTCATACACAGCTTGGGCGAAGCTGTAGGGAAGCCGAAGGAGTCTTCACTCCACATACATCCCCTTTTGAATGATACCTCCGACCTTGGTGTCGGCGATCCACAGATCTCTCACATTAGCTCTGTACAGAGAGAAAAGTTTATCAAGCATCTCGTCGACGAAACAGACAAGTACAGCTACCGTGGTGCGGAGTGGCATTCTGATGTGCAGTTTGAGCGCTTCCCTCCCGACTATACATCTCTTCGTGTTACACAGTTACCCAAAAACGGTGGCGATACTCTCTGGGCGTCTGGATACGAGATCTATGACCGCTTCTCGCCGGCTTATCAGAAATTTTTCGAGACCCTCACAGCCAGGTTCGACGGCGAAGGCTACAGAAAGGCAGCTGAGAACGAGAATTTGAAGATTCGAGAAGATAATCGAGGGCATCCTCTCAATATCGCATTGAGCTCTGAGCATCCTGTCGTGAGGACTAATCCTGTCACTGGCTGGAAGAGCATCTTCGCGATCGGACCATTTCCGTCCCGAATCAAGCAGTTAACTTCGATCGAGTCTCAAGACCTGTTGGCGAAGTTTATGAGGATGATTACAGAAAACCATGACTTGACAGTGCGATTTAAGTGGAAGAACCCAAACGATATTGCTATATGGGACAACAG GTGCACGTTCCACACGCCAACGTACGACTATGAAGGGTTGGGAGAGCGATACGGAAATAGGGCAGTCGGAATCGGAGAGCAGCCATATTTTGATCCCAACAGCAAGTCGAGGAATGAGGACCTCTACGGCTCTGGTTCAGGTTGA
- a CDS encoding uncharacterized protein (SMCOG1002:AMP-dependent synthetase and ligase~antiSMASH:Cluster_16): protein MEAKIDSIDEPSPCPTTEELDQIWRWNAEVHESISACVHDKIAANKPDALAVHAWDGDLTYAQLNAFADQLAVRLISIGVAPRSNIPLLFSKSKWACVGMLAVIKAGCAAVTLDANHPDARLRSIVEQLQPSLLVCSAGHQERALGLGVEEVVLIDENCFETRGGLDDESPSLPKVSPTDIVYISFTSGTTGQPKGACVSHANVCSTVYYQGRKLGFNEQSRVLDIAPYSFDVAWSNFMHTLCAGGCLCIAKEEDILNDLSSVIRQFQPTLINVTPTVLRTIQSPQPTLETILLSGEMPYGDNITRWADQVRLLNTYGPTECTFKCAFSVLDATSADRPDLGVGVGFSTWIVSPNDASQLAAPGSVGELYLEGPMVGQGYLADAEKTSLSFIVDPPWLLAGSQNVPGRSGCVYKTGDLVKYLSDGRLLFVGRVQGGQLKIRGQRVELGDVEYYVRTCLGNELAVIVDAIYPSDRDAASLAVFVETSGQDLQKIHDRLSNLQQKICEILPLFMIPSVFFPVNEFPVAATGKLDRKRL, encoded by the exons ATGGAAGCCAAGATAGACTCGATCGATGAGCCATCACCATGCCCGACAACGGAAGAACTCGATCAGATCTGGCGCTGGAACGCCGAAGTCCACGAGTCCATCTCTGCATGCGTGCACGACAAGATCGCAGCGAACAAGCCAGACGCGTTGGCTGTGCACGCTTGGGATGGCGACTTGACATATGCTCAGCTCAATGCATTCGCAGACCAGCTAGCGGTCAGGCTTATTAGCATAGGAGTAGCGCCGAGGTCAAACATTCCCCTGCTGTTCTCGAAGTCGAAATGGGCTTGTGTAGGTATGCTGGCCGTCATCAAAGCTGGATGTGCCGCTGTCACGCTCGATGCCAATCATCCCGATGCTCGCTTGCGTTCGATAGTCGAGCAATTGCAGCCCAGTCTGCTTGTATGCTCTGCTGGTCATCAGGAGCGAGCGTTAGGTTTGGGCGTCGAAGAAGTGGTTCTGATTGACGAGAACTGCTTCGAAACGCGGGGCGGGCTCGACGACGAATCTCCAAGCCTGCCAAAGGTCAGCCCGACAGATATCGTGTATATCTCGTTCACTTC AGGAACAACCGGCCAGCCAAAAGGGGCGTGTGTCAGCCACGCCAATGTGTGCAGTACTGTCTATTACCAAGGCCGCAAGCTGGGGTTCAATGAGCAATCGCGTGTCCTTGACATCGCACCATATTCCTTCGACGTGGCCTGGAGTAATTTTATGCACACGCTCTGCGCGGGTGGCTGTCTGTGCATTGCCAAGGAAGAGGATATACTCAACGATTTATCCAGCGTGATTCGCCAGTTCCAGCCAACCTTGATCAATGTCACTCCTACCGTCTTGCGCACGATACAGTCGCCTCAGCCTACCTTGGAGACGATTCTGCTGAGCGGAGAGATGCCCTATGGCGACAACATTACGCGCTGGGCAGACCAGGTCCGTCTCCTCAATACATATGGACCGACTGAATGCACCTTCAAGTGTGCGTTTTCAGTCCTGGATGCGACTTCCGCTGATCGACCAGACCTCGGAGTCGGAGTTGGCTTTTCGACATGGATTGTGAGTCCTAATGATGCCTCTCAACTGGCGGCGCCAGGAAGTGTTGGTGAATTGTACCTAGAAGGTCCAATGGTGGGGCAGGGCTACTTGGCCGACGCCGAAAAGACATCACTGTCATTTATTGTTGATCCTCCGTGGCTGCTGGCTGGCAGTCAAAACGTTCCTGGCCGATCCGGCTGTGTCTACAAAACTGGTGATCTGGTCAAGTACCTCTCCGATGGTCGCCTTCTTTTCGTCGGACGCGTTCAAGGCGGCCAACTGAAAATCCGTGGCCAGCGAGTGGAACTGGGCGACGTGGAGTATTATGTACGAACCTGTCTGGGCAATGAATTGGCTGTGATTGTTGATGCGATATACCCCAGCGATCGTGACGCAGCATCTTTAGCAGTGTTTGTCGAGACATCTGGACAGGATTTGCAGAAGATCCACGACAGATTGTCGAACCTTCAGCAGAAGATCTGCGAAATTCTTCCACTTTTCATGATCCCAAGCGTCTTCTTTCCAGTCAACGAATTTCCGGTAGCGGCCACGGGAAAGTTGGACCGAAAACGACTGTGA
- a CDS encoding uncharacterized protein (antiSMASH:Cluster_16) — translation MSEHAESSGDLDEYCDDWPPGCLPISETMDLCNITYSRAATVAAFQDYYDFLTKMYLDPKYLMQPPEGGWPEITPENLKDLNKTDEVVPLLRCLPYVRKRSWYLCPGAGFCVFADWASYARDVSSSPPLYPASDASQITELPFDHVPPHVIGLVESKHYKMFLDTHLGVIYFCGTAFGYPAVINDRVEQPIQPVQDEPHDYAPEEEADWRSGGGVSNCCWAIADFFEVLKHLFRELNYNPYAEAGKMVSEIFRRHGWPDSPDFSREQCMDDVEKQIKEHYPDRFFPD, via the exons ATGTCGGAACATGCGGAGAGCAGCGGCGACTTAGACGAGTATTGCGATGATTGGCCACCTGGATGTCTGCCGATCTCGGAAACAATGGACCTCTGCAATATCACCTATTCGCGTGCAGCGACCGTCGCAGCCTTTCAAGATTACTACGACTTCCTGACGAAGATGTATCTTGACCCAAAATATCTCATGCAACCTCCCGAAGGTGGCTGGCCTGAGATTACTCCCGAGAATCTCAAAGACCTGAACAAGACCGACGAGGTCGTGCCTCTGCTCCGCTGCCTCCCTTATGTACGAAAGCGCTC CTGGTATCTGTGTCCAGGCGCTGGCTTCTGTGTGTTCGCTGATTGGGCCTCGTACGCTCGAGACGTCTCCAGCAGTCCACCATTATACCCAGCAAGCGACGCATCACAGATCACAGAACTTCCATTCGATCATGTGCCCCCTCATGTGATTGGTCTAGTGGAGTCGAAACATTACAAAATGTTTCTGGACACCCACCTCGGAGTAATATACTTCTGCGGAACAGCATTTGGATACCCGGCGGTCATTAACGACAGAGTCGAGCAGCCCATCCAGCCCGTACAAGATGAGCCTCATGACTACGCccccgaagaagaagctgattgGCGCTCGGGCGGCGGTGTCAGCAATTGCTGTTGGGCAATCGCGGACTTCTTCGAAGTTTTGAAGCATCTTTTTCGAGAGCTCAATTATAATCCCT ATGCTGAGGCCGGTAAGATGGTGTCAGAGATTTTTCGGCGGCATGGCTGGCCTGACTCGCCAGACTTCTCCAGGGAGCAATGCATGGATGATGTCGAGAAACAGATCAAGGAGCATTACCCTGATAGGTTCTTCCCAGACTAA
- a CDS encoding uncharacterized protein (antiSMASH:Cluster_16), whose product MSTQSFSVPVAFTDIDREPKNIWVEYGPPERRTIPKGWTKDEGRRPFPVDVTWDKDIRITLRDGVELLADVFRPVTSDETPVPAIMPWSPYGKTGSGMQQLDMFPWRVGVPRHATSGLEKWEAPDPAEWVARGYAIVNIDARGSFTSGGDFFVYGTQEGRDGYDSIEWIAKQPWCNSKVTMAGNSWLGTTQWFIAAEQPPHLACMAPWEGLGDYYRESICRGGIPDHAFWDVLMAWACGPHQREDVAAMVDQYPLWNDYWEDKKPKLRNITVPMYATASYSTGLHTEGSLRGFQLASSTEKWYVCVPFNVNRVSAYSLADDRLRWTTTQEWHDIYQKENIDDLQKFFDKYMKGIDNGWEKTPRLRQSMLGYNRPSVVNRPATEYPPPEFRYETLYLDAATGTLTEAQVAEEANSGYQADSSTEEGCFFTYTFHEYTELCGISKVKLFMSTDDHNDIDVYVVIRKLDKNGTALWHQNIPMKDLPPGTKPSDIPNENVWRYIGPSGRLRASHREIVQEELPNLSTSEYNDLMGPAYVYHPHTSEQKLAKGEIVELEISLWPGGIVFDAGEAMRLEVKGRHPILPEFDGLEKKIVNFNVGRHKLYTGGKYDSQLVVSLRRGERAAAPG is encoded by the exons ATGTCGACTCAATCATTTTCAGTACCAGTAGCTTTTACGGACATCGATCGCGAACCCAAGAACATATGGGTGGAATATGGCCCGCCGGAGAGACGAACTATCCCGAAAGGCTGGACCAAGGATGAAGGACGCCGCCCTTTCCCAGTCGATGTGACATGGGACAAGGACATTCGCATCACATTACGTGATGGCGTCGAACTGCTGGCAGATGTCTTTCGCCCTGTGACATCAGACGAAACACCCGTCCCAGCAATCATGCCCTGGAGTCCATATGGGAAAACAGGTTCTGGAATGCAACAGCTTGACATGTTTCCTTGGAGAGTTGGAGTGCCTCGGCATGCAACAAGCGGTCTGGAAAAGTGGGAAGCTCCCGATCCTGCAGAATGGGTTGCCCGCGGGTATGCTATCGTCAACATTGATGCTCGTGGATCATTCACATCAGGAGGAGACTTCTTCGTGTATGGTACTCAAGAGGGTCGAGATGGCTACGACAGTATCGAGTGGATCGCGAAACAGCCATGGTGCAACTCGAAAGTCACAATGGCTGGTAACTCTTGGCTTGGTACGACGCAATGGTTCATCGCGGCAGAACAGCCTCCTCATCTGGCTTGTATGGCGCCTTGGGAAGGTCTTGGCGACTACTATCGGGAGTCTATTTGTCGCGGCGGTATTCCTGATCATGCCTTTTGGGATGTGCTCATGGCTTGGGCCTGCG GCCCGCACCAGCGTGAGGACGTCGCGGCTATGGTCGATCAGTATCCGTTGTGGAACGACTACTGGGAAGACAAGAAGCCGAAGCTGCGTAATATCACAGTGCCTATGTATGCGACCGCGAGTTACTCCACCGGCTTGCATACGGAAGGCTCCTTGCGCGGCTTTCAGCTTGCTTCGTCGACTGAGAAATGGTATGTTTGCGTTCCATTCAATGTCAACCGAGTTTCAGCGTACTCACTAGCGGATGACAGGCTACGTTGGACTACTACCCAAGAATGGCACGACATCTACCAGAAAGAAAATATTGACGACTTGCAGAAATTCTTCGACAAGTACATGAAAGGTATAGACAATGGCTGGGAGAAGACACCCAGGCTCAGGCAATCTATGCTGGGCTATAACCGACCGTCAGTGGTCAACCGACCAGCAACCGAGTATCCGCCTCCGGAGTTTCGTTACGAAACATTGTACTTGGATGCTGCAACTGGAACTTTGACCGAAGCCCAGGtagcagaagaagccaacTCTGGATATCAAGCCGACTCGTCAACTGAGGAAGGCTGCTTCTTCACGTATACATTCCACGAATACACCGAACTTTGTGGAATATCCAAAGTCAAGCTCTTCATGTCTACAGATGATCACAACGATATA GACGTCTACGTCGTAATCCGCAAACTCGACAAAAATGGCACGGCCCTCTGGCACCAAAATATCCCCATGAAAGACCTCCCACCAGGCACAAAACCCTCAGACATACCAAACGAGAACGTATGGCGGTACATTGGTCCCTCAGGCCGTCTCCGCGCATCTCATCGCGAGATCGTCCAAGAAGAGCTTCCAAACCTTTCCACTTCTGAGTACAACGATCTCATGGGACCAGCGTACGTCTATCATCCTCACACTtctgagcagaagctggcaaaAGGCGAGATCGTGGAATTGGAGATTAGTCTCTGGCCCGGTGGGATTGTATTTGATGCTGGAGAGGCGATGAGGTTGGAAGTTAAAGGCAGACATCCGATTCTGCCTGAGTTTGATggattggagaagaagattgtgAATTTCAATGTTGGGAGGCATAAGTTGTATACTGGAGGGAAGTATGATAGTCAGTTGGTTGTTAGTCTGAGGCGGGGTGAGAGGGCAGCAGCGCCAGGATAG
- a CDS encoding uncharacterized protein (SMCOG1002:AMP-dependent synthetase and ligase~antiSMASH:Cluster_16), whose product MLAETAKGGARTANKYVARTAYELPHDVDADRLDMAWNSVVSAIPVLRTRIVDLPGEGLVQVVARTSIALNRTGGDSGTHVEPPIMGLGSPLCRATLQESGRTPMLVLEMHHSIFDGWSTSLVLEALEAAYSKPTDPAPTLLPLQPFVKHCASMDRGAAHEFWQDHLQGSEAIVFPCPKYQPEQKIDYEHLVEDLHWPRSDATPANIISGTLALLLASYTNSSDVKFGATVSGRQADLAGIDRVVGPTIATIPVRVSFDWDQTVATLLQRIQQQSIAATPYEQLGLRNIARISSAVEEASQFQLLLVTQGMPPRSQQAKGHLFRERGPLQNGGFADAGQSTAGEAQASNHGIYNSFAMMIICQLKETGVELTISYDTGAMQSTAVARFASQFEHVLRQLCSERASMCKVRDVNPMTEQELKVIGRWNNDAHNQALAPVTETIDKIALSAPSSLAVDSWDRKWTYLQLRDETWRLARGLQSLGVRRDSVVVLSFDRSSWLIVAMLSVLKAGAVALPMASPGSAHRAKQIVANLQPVLVVTSIACDQSPFHGLTQTMNLVELKAHRGEASDPGLRPSSDDPAVILSTSGSTGAPKSIQWTHRTVSSNAHAAAAAFGLCASSRVFQFSRYDYDVSTIEALSALPVGGCLCMPSDSDRSNRLAGAIDDSKANWICLTPSVAETLDPADVPSLRTMVCAGEPLQPKTALRWSRNLQSMINWYGPTEAPVATCCLVKPSAWSTGQIGRALPGATIWLVDPKDRDRLAPVGAVAELCIQGPIVGEYSGISGPALNANALWHPSWLQSDLFSKVRSQGPVYRSGDLARYASDGRIVIQGRIQDTQRKLHGQRIDLGDIERCVQSFMTNVRDVSVVAEILTPAQGDNDILALFVSPEDAVLPLDELERFLLGHVAGYMVPRLYLHVPRIPITVSGKTDRRRLREIGNMQTLGELMSMQPRRCASRKPETALERELQQQWAAVLGVAAESIGAADHFLRIGGDSITAMRLVSSLGREGLVLTVTDIFEAPVLEQMAGRLCQHVAEDDEYVTFSLLSIEDFDAARSAATRLCMVSPDQVQDMYPCTALQEGLLALGSVEQGRYVSRSVLNLRNGIVAERLRNAWMRTAEKLSILRTRIVDLASGGGLAQVVLAEPCWRSAECLQQYLADDDAEPMELGTPLCRAACVDDAFILTIHHCLYDGPTLRMMLAELESHYFHQSVPRGNLAPFRLFIQYLQQQHRPAEAAAFWRTQLSRAAYRSFPQLPSREYRPRATRAESRSIPVQWPRATGVTPSTILRATWALLQAQYVASEDVVFGVWVWGDGQWPPRRDAPGGELCRADHCNRSAGAVR is encoded by the coding sequence ATGTTGGCCGAGACGGCGAAAGGAGGCGCACGCACTGCGAACAAATACGTGGCCCGGACGGCATACGAACTGCCGCATGATGTTGACGCGGATCGATTGGACATGGCGTGGAACAGTGTTGTAAGCGCAATTCCCGTCTTGAGGACGCGGATCGTGGATCTTCCAGGCGAAGGCCTTGTCCAAGTCGTGGCGAGAACCTCGATTGCTCTTAATCGCACGGGCGGTGACTCGGGAACACATGTCGAGCCACCGATCATGGGCCTCGGATCACCACTTTGTCGTGCCACACTTCAAGAATCCGGACGAACGCCGATGCTGGTCCTAGAAATGCACCATTCCATATTCGATGGCTGGTCGACCTCGCTGGTCCTCGAAGCACTCGAAGCTGCATACTCCAAGCCAACAGATCCGGCGCCGACACTGCTTCCGCTGCAGCCATTCGTGAAGCACTGCGCATCCATGGATCGTGGAGCAGCACATGAGTTCTGGCAAGATCATTTGCAAGGTTCCGAGGCCATCGTCTTTCCGTGCCCGAAGTATCAGCCGGAGCAGAAGATAGATTACGAGCATTTGGTAGAAGACCTTCATTGGCCTCGCAGCGATGCGACACCAGCAAACATTATCAGTGGTACACTCGCCTTGCTGTTAGCTTCATACACCAACTCAAGTGATGTGAAATTCGGTGCGACTGTCAGTGGCAGACAAGCTGACTTGGCGGGAATCGATCGTGTCGTGGGCCCTACGATTGCCACCATTCCCGTGCGTGTCTCATTCGATTGGGACCAAACTGTTGCgacgctgctgcagcggatCCAACAGCAGAGCATTGCTGCCACGCCATACGAGCAGCTGGGCCTCAGGAACATCGCTCGAATCAGCTCAGCAGTGGAAGAGGCCAGTCAGTTTCAGCTCTTGCTTGTCACCCAGGGAATGCCTCCCAGGAGCCAGCAGGCGAAGGGCCACTTATTTCGTGAGAGGGGACCGCTGCAGAACGGAGGCTTTGCCGACGCTGGTCAGTCGACGGCTGGTGAAGCGCAGGCCAGCAACCACGGAATCTACAACTCCTTCGCGATGATGATCATTTGTCAGTTAAAAGAGACGGGAGTCGAGCTTACCATCTCCTACGACACTGGTGCGATGCAGAGCACAGCAGTGGCACGTTTTGCGTCACAATTTGAGCACGTACTTCGTCAGCTCTGCTCggagcgagcgagcatgtGCAAAGTACGAGATGTCAACCCGATGACTGAGCAAGAGTTGAAAGTCATTGGACGCTGGAACAACGATGCGCATAATCAAGCCCTCGCCCCCGTGACAGAGACGATTGACAAGATTGCACTATCGGCTCCGTCTTCGCTTGCTGTGGACTCCTGGGATCGAAAATGGACCTACCTACAATTGCGAGATGAGACTTGGAGGCTTGCTCGCGGTCTGCAATCCTTGGGGGTTCGCCGTGATTCAGTCGTCGTCCTGAGCTTCGACAGATCATCATGGCTCATCGTAGCCATGCTCTCCGTTCTCAAAGCAGGGGCAGTGGCCTTACCAATGGCCTCACCAGGCTCAGCACACCGGGCGAAGCAGATTGTGGCGAACCTGCAGCCGGTGTTGGTGGTCACCTCGATCGCGTGCGATCAATCACCATTCCACGGCTTAACACAAACAATGAATCTGGTCGAACTCAAAGCACATCGCGGCGAAGCATCAGATCCAGGCCTTCGGCCATCGAGCGACGACCCGGCGGTCATACTGTCAACGTCGGGATCGACAGGAGCGCCAAAATCCATTCAGTGGACTCACAGGACGGTTTCCAGTAACGCgcatgctgcagctgctgcttttgGACTTTGCGCCAGTAGCAGAGTTTTCCAATTCTCCAGATATGACTATGATGTGAGTACCATTGAAGCATTGTCCGCATTGCCGGTTGGAGGCTGCCTTTGTATGCCTTCTGATTCAGATCGGTCCAATCGGCTGGCAGGAGCCATCGATGACAGCAAAGCGAATTGGATCTGCCTGACGCCTTCAGTTGCTGAGACTCTGGACCCTGCAGACGTTCCATCCCTACGCACTATGGTATGTGCTGGAGAGCCTCTGCAACCCAAAACAGCACTGCGGTGGTCACGCAACTTGCAGTCGATGATCAATTGGTATGGGCCCACGGAAGCTCCAGTAGCAACTTGCTGTCTCGTCAAGCCAAGCGCATGGTCCACTGGCCAAATTGGTCGCGCGTTGCCTGGAGCGACGATTTGGCTTGTAGACCCCAAAGATCGTGACCGTCTGGCGCCAGTTGGTGCAGTGGCCGAGCTGTGCATTCAAGGCCCGATCGTGGGTGAGTACTCCGGGATCAGCGGACCAGCTCTGAATGCGAACGCGCTGTGGCATCCCTCGTGGCTTCAGAGTGATTTATTCTCAAAAGTGAGGAGCCAGGGCCCGGTGTATAGATCGGGCGACCTTGCGAGATATGCTTCGGATGGCCGAATTGTGATCCAGGGACGCATTCAGGACACGCAACGGAAGCTCCACGGGCAGCGGATCGATCTGGGCGACATCGAGCGGTGCGTGCAGTCGTTCATGACGAACGTACGCGACGTGAGCGTGGTGGCTGAGATTCTCACCCCAGCACAAGGCGACAATGACATCCTGGCACTGTTCGTTAGCCCTGAGGATGCGGTGCTGCCGCTCGACGAGTTGGAGCGCTTTCTTCTTGGCCACGTGGCCGGGTACATGGTCCCCCGACTGTACTTGCACGTTCCACGGATTCCCATCACCGTGTCCGGGAAGACGGATCGTCGTCGACTGCGTGAAATTGGCAACATGCAGACGCTGGGAGAACTCATGTCAATGCAACCCAGGAGATGCGCATCCCGAAAGCCAGAGACCGCGCTGGAGCGGGAGCTGCAGCAACAATGGGCAGCAGTGCTGGGGGTGGCAGCCGAATCGATCGGCGCAGCTGACCACTTCCTTCGCATCGGTGGCGACTCCATTACCGCGATGCGGCTGGTGTCCTCACTCGGCCGCGAAGGCCTCGTGCTGACAGTGACGGACATCTTCGAGGCGCcagtgctcgagcagatggCGGGCCGGCTGTGCCAACATGTCGCCGAAGATGACGAGTACGTGACCTTTTCGTTACTATCCATCGAGGATTTCGACGCCGCTCGATCTGCAGCAACACGATTGTGTATGGTCTCGCCGGATCAGGTGCAAGACATGTATCCCTGCACGGCGCTCCAGGAAGGCTTGCTGGCGCTGGGAAGCGTCGAGCAGGGCCGGTATGTGTCTCGGAGCGTACTCAACTTGCGGAACGGCATCGTGGCGGAGAGGCTACGCAACGCTTGGATGCGCACAGCGGAGAAGCTGTCCATACTGCGGACGCGCATCGTTGACCTGGCCAGCGGCGGTGGCCTCGCACAGGTGGTGCTCGCGGAGCCGTGCTGGCGTTCAGCGGAGTGTCTGCAGCAGTATCtggccgacgacgacgcgGAGCCCATGGAACTTGGCACACCGCTCTGTCGCGCTGCCTGCGTCGACGATGCCTTCATCCTGACCATCCACCACTGTCTGTACGATGGGCCGACGCTGCGAATGATGCTCGCCGAACTGGAGAGCCACTACTTCCACCAGTCTGTGCCGCGTGGGAACTTGGCGCCATTCCGCCTCTTCATCCAGTatctgcaacagcagcaccgcCCGGCAGAAGCGGCTGCATTCTGGCGCACTCAGTTGTCGCGAGCTGCGTATCGGTCGTTTCCTCAACTGCCGTCGCGCGAATACCGTCCGAGGGCGACGCGTGCCGAAAGTCGTTCCATTCCGGTCCAGTGGCCGCGAGCGACAGGAGTTACGCCGTCGACTATTCTGCGTGCGACGTGGGCGTTGCTTCAAGCGCAGTATGTTGCGAGTGAGGATGTTGTGTTTGGGGTTTGGGTTTGGGGTGACGGTCAGTGGCCGCCAAGGCGGGATGCGCCGGGCGGAGAGCTGTGTCGGGCCGACCATTGCAACCGTTCCGCTGGCGCTGTCCGTTGA
- a CDS encoding uncharacterized protein (antiSMASH:Cluster_16), whose translation MELIRNISQLVQLDLKLVDEITREITDTEIPYQVTYGEFQFGGWHTAALYVPQGQDDSDAIVRDGKAVPTALLDKLPATRGFLAQLDLDYFTVRIARNDVDSWLWEHRDYMELDQGMERCRLHVPLVTNDLAVIQFESHAVHMARGWLWKLDPTSSHAVSNTGGSGRIHLILDCYMMNSIRCMVKSQHLDKDHIFPLPKLLETERTELLAQASQLFMDEGQETAEQSLLKTFHRFDLGESSSYDLLVQLYRNVGSKDYEQHWLKEQNIRLFNREKLEVIEA comes from the coding sequence ATGGAGCTTATACGCAACATCTCACAATTGGTTCAGCTAGATCTCAAACTTGTCGATGAAATCACACGAGAGATAACAGATACCGAGATCCCTTATCAGGTCACGTATGGAGAGTTCCAATTTGGAGGCTGGCATACAGCGGCACTGTATGTGCCCCAAGGTcaagacgacagcgacgcTATAGTGCGTGACGGCAAGGCAGTTCCAACAGCACTCCTTGACAAGCTGCCAGCAACGCGTGGATTCCTGGCGCAGCTCGACTTAGACTACTTCACGGTTCGGATAGCACGCAACGACGTGGACTCGTGGTTGTGGGAACATCGCGACTATATGGAGTTGGACCAGGGCATGGAAAGATGCCGACTTCACGTTCCGCTTGTCACCAACGACCTCGCTGTAATACAGTTCGAAAGTCATGCTGTTCATATGGCCAGAGGGTGGCTCTGGAAATTGGATCCCACCAGCAGTCATGCAGTGTCCAATACTGGTGGCTCTGGGAGGATTCATCTGATACTGGATTGCTATATGATGAACTCGATTCGCTGCATGGTGAAGTCTCAGCACCTCGACAAGGACCACATATTTCCGCTACCGAAACTCCTCGAAACCGAAAGAACGGAACTTCTAGCACAAGCGAGTCAACTATTCATGGACGAGGGCCAGGAGACGGCGGAGCAAAGCTTGCTCAAGACGTTCCATCGATTTGACCTTGGAGAAAGCTCGAGCTATGACTTGCTAGTTCAACTATACAGAAATGTGGGATCCAAGGACTACGAGCAGCACTGGCTCAAGGAGCAGAATATCCGACTGTTCAATCGAGAGAAGTTGGAGGTCATCGAAGCTTGA